CGCATCGCGCCATAACCGATCCGGTTCACGGTCCGTCCGTTCGGGAAGGTGAAAGTGGTGTTGAGATCATGGGCCATGTCCTGGGTCCTTTCGTTGTCGTTGAAAGGAACATACCCAGCCCCCGGAAAAACGGTAGCGACATGAACAACAAGACTGCTATACGCTACACGTATGAGAACCCGCTTTGACCGCCTTGCCCTGCTGGAAACTTTCGTGCGGATCGCCGAACGGCAATCTCTTTCAGGGGCAGCACGCGATCTGGGCACATCCCAGCCGTCCGTTTCCCGGCAGCTAGCGGCATTGGAGAGCCGTCTGGGCGTCGTGCTGGTGCGCCGAACCACCCACGATGTAACGCTGACACCGGACGGTTTGGCGCTGTTGCCCGATGCGCGGCGCATGATTGGGGAATGGGAAGCCATTGAGGACCGCCACAGCGAGGAAGACGCGTTGAAAGGCACGATCCGCGTCATTGCTCCGGTTGCGCTTGGCCAAGGTCTGTTCGTCCGGGCCGCCGCACAGTTCATGAAAGATCATCCAGGCATCACCATCGACTGGCGGTTGCGCGATGATGTGATCCGTTTTGCGGAAGAGGGCTGTGATTGTTGGCTCAAGATTGGCCCGGTTCCAGACGACTCGCTTGTCGTGCGGGAAATGGCGCGTGTTGAACGTCTTGTCGTTGGAACGCCGGACTGTCTTGGGCGCCATGTCGGTATGGGCTTGGATGCCATGCCCTGGCTGACGCTTGGTCCCTTTGAAGGAAACCGGATTGAATTGTTCGACCAGAACGAAGCGGCGCAGAGTTTTTCCGTCATCCCAAAGATGGCAAGTGACAACATTTTCGCGATTTATGAAGCTGCGATACAGGGCGTCGGGATCGCCATCATGCCACGCTGGTTCGTCGCATCAGACCTTGACAATGGAACGCTCGTTGACGCGGCACCCGACCTACGGGCGGCTCGTTTGCCTGTGAACCTGGCACGCGCCTCGGGGACCAAACGCCCTGCACGCGTCGAGAAGTTCTGCAATGCGCTGCAAGACTGGTGCGCTGCGCGACTTTAGACAAATGATCGAAAGTGGGCGTTGGATTTAGGGTGCGTTCGGCTTGTTTGCGGGACTTTGCGGCCGCCCGGCGCTACGAACTGAATGTCTGCATTCTTCACGTCCGTGTTTGTCTGCTCATTTTTGTTCGTGAAGCGAAGCGAACCATGTAAGCTGCAAAAATGAAGGACAAGCTTCTTACTCTTGGAATTGGCGGCTCGGTTGTTGCAGCTCTGTGCTGTTTCACCCCGCTGCTGCCGATATTGCTGACCAGCGTTGGCCTCACCGGACTATTGAGTGTTTTTTACAATGATGCTGTCTTGCTTCCAGCGTTGGCTGGATTTCTCTTGATCACAGGATACGCGTTATGGCGACGGAAGAAGCAAAAGTAGTCTTGGCATCCACACTGACATGCCCTTCATGTGGGCACGTCGAAACCGAAACCATGCCGACGGATGCCTGCCAGTGGTTCTATGAATGCAAATCATGTCAGACCGTCTTAAAGCCGCTTGAGGGGGATTGTTGCGTTTATTGTTCCTATGCAACCGTTCCATGTCCGCCGATCCAAGAAGGCAAGTCCTGCTGCGCTTAGCCCGCGTTGGAGAGTTAATGCTCTTGGTCACAAAGCCTGTGATCAGCCAGTGACGCCAGCACGTAACAATCCTCGGAAACGCCATCACCGTAACAACCTTTGGACATTCGAACGAGTTCTTTCTCCAAAGCGCGCAACCGTTTGATTTTGGCGCGCACATCCGTGAGCTGCGATGTCGCAATCTCCGTCGCAGTTTGGCAAGAACGATCCGGGTGTTCCTGGAGTTCAATGAGGGACAGAATAGCTTCTATCGAGAAGCCCAAATCACGTGCGTGGCGAATGAAGCTCAACCGCTCTAGTCCGGCTGTGTCGTAGCGTCTTTGATTGCCGCTCGTGCGTTCGGCTTCTGTCAAAAGACCCATTTCTTCATAGTAACGAATGGTGGGAACCTTGA
The DNA window shown above is from uncultured Tateyamaria sp. and carries:
- a CDS encoding GDCCVxC domain-containing (seleno)protein; the encoded protein is MATEEAKVVLASTLTCPSCGHVETETMPTDACQWFYECKSCQTVLKPLEGDCCVYCSYATVPCPPIQEGKSCCA
- a CDS encoding LysR family transcriptional regulator, producing the protein MRTRFDRLALLETFVRIAERQSLSGAARDLGTSQPSVSRQLAALESRLGVVLVRRTTHDVTLTPDGLALLPDARRMIGEWEAIEDRHSEEDALKGTIRVIAPVALGQGLFVRAAAQFMKDHPGITIDWRLRDDVIRFAEEGCDCWLKIGPVPDDSLVVREMARVERLVVGTPDCLGRHVGMGLDAMPWLTLGPFEGNRIELFDQNEAAQSFSVIPKMASDNIFAIYEAAIQGVGIAIMPRWFVASDLDNGTLVDAAPDLRAARLPVNLARASGTKRPARVEKFCNALQDWCAARL
- the merF gene encoding mercury resistance system transport protein MerF; amino-acid sequence: MKDKLLTLGIGGSVVAALCCFTPLLPILLTSVGLTGLLSVFYNDAVLLPALAGFLLITGYALWRRKKQK
- a CDS encoding helix-turn-helix domain-containing protein, giving the protein MFSIGELSKRTKVKVPTIRYYEEMGLLTEAERTSGNQRRYDTAGLERLSFIRHARDLGFSIEAILSLIELQEHPDRSCQTATEIATSQLTDVRAKIKRLRALEKELVRMSKGCYGDGVSEDCYVLASLADHRLCDQEH